A single region of the Oryzias latipes chromosome 19, ASM223467v1 genome encodes:
- the mrpl58 gene encoding peptidyl-tRNA hydrolase ICT1, mitochondrial isoform X4, whose amino-acid sequence MAAACLTRRVCLLSDKMTVVRANGLTLMQINAFSVTKWAHASEDTKVHIPAERLTVTYSRSSGPGGQHVNKVNTKAKVRFHVHTADWIPEDIRLKVIEKNRSRMNKAGELLVSSEVSRSQHRNLSDCLQKISTILAEASEKPHEPTAEDVALRAARLKKRKEERLKQKKIHSGTKQSRRVDFD is encoded by the exons ATGGCGGCAGCATGTCTGACACGACGCGTTTGTTTACTGTCAGATAAAATGACTGTTGTTAGAGCCAACGGTTTAACATTAATGCAAATAAACGCCTTTTCTGTCACCAAATGGGCACACGCCTCCGAG GACACTAAAGTGCACATTCCAGCAG AGCGGCTGACAGTCACATACAGCAGGAGCAGTGGTCCAGGAGGACAGCACGTCAATAAAG TGAACACAAAGGCAAAGGTCCGCTTCCACGTGCACACAGCAGACTGGATACCTGAGGACATTCGACTAAAAGTCATAGAAAAG AACAGAAGCCGCATGAATAAAGCCGGGGAGCTGCTGGTGAGCTCAGAGGTGAGCAGAAGTCAGCACAGGAATCTCTCCGACTGCCTGCAGAAGATCTCCACCATCCTGGCAGAAGCCAGTGAGAAACCTCATGAACCTACAGCGGAGGACGTGGCTCTGCGGGCAGCCAG gttgaaaaagaggaaagaagaacgcctcaaacagaaaaagatccATTCAGGAACCAAACAAAGCAGAAGAGTggactttgattga
- the mrpl58 gene encoding peptidyl-tRNA hydrolase ICT1, mitochondrial isoform X3 translates to MAAACLTRRVCLLSDKMTVVRANGLTLMQINAFSVTKWAHASEDTKVHIPAERLTVTYSRSSGPGGQHVNKVNTKAKVRFHVHTADWIPEDIRLKVIEKIFAGFKPQNRSRMNKAGELLVSSEVSRSQHRNLSDCLQKISTILAEASEKPHEPTAEDVALRAARLKKRKEERLKQKKIHSGTKQSRRVDFD, encoded by the exons ATGGCGGCAGCATGTCTGACACGACGCGTTTGTTTACTGTCAGATAAAATGACTGTTGTTAGAGCCAACGGTTTAACATTAATGCAAATAAACGCCTTTTCTGTCACCAAATGGGCACACGCCTCCGAG GACACTAAAGTGCACATTCCAGCAG AGCGGCTGACAGTCACATACAGCAGGAGCAGTGGTCCAGGAGGACAGCACGTCAATAAAG TGAACACAAAGGCAAAGGTCCGCTTCCACGTGCACACAGCAGACTGGATACCTGAGGACATTCGACTAAAAGTCATAGAAAAG ATCTTTGCGGGTTTTAAACCACAGAACAGAAGCCGCATGAATAAAGCCGGGGAGCTGCTGGTGAGCTCAGAGGTGAGCAGAAGTCAGCACAGGAATCTCTCCGACTGCCTGCAGAAGATCTCCACCATCCTGGCAGAAGCCAGTGAGAAACCTCATGAACCTACAGCGGAGGACGTGGCTCTGCGGGCAGCCAG gttgaaaaagaggaaagaagaacgcctcaaacagaaaaagatccATTCAGGAACCAAACAAAGCAGAAGAGTggactttgattga
- the mrpl58 gene encoding peptidyl-tRNA hydrolase ICT1, mitochondrial isoform X2 → MAAACLTRRVCLLSDKMTVVRANGLTLMQINAFSVTKWAHASEDTKVHIPAERLTVTYSRSSGPGGQHVNKGEYSVKECPEGSAGFWVQDFHPTLTVNTKAKVRFHVHTADWIPEDIRLKVIEKNRSRMNKAGELLVSSEVSRSQHRNLSDCLQKISTILAEASEKPHEPTAEDVALRAARLKKRKEERLKQKKIHSGTKQSRRVDFD, encoded by the exons ATGGCGGCAGCATGTCTGACACGACGCGTTTGTTTACTGTCAGATAAAATGACTGTTGTTAGAGCCAACGGTTTAACATTAATGCAAATAAACGCCTTTTCTGTCACCAAATGGGCACACGCCTCCGAG GACACTAAAGTGCACATTCCAGCAG AGCGGCTGACAGTCACATACAGCAGGAGCAGTGGTCCAGGAGGACAGCACGTCAATAAAGGTGAATATTCCGTTAAAGAATGTCCTGAAGGAAGTGCTGGTTTCTGGGTTCAGGACTTTCATCCCACACTCACAGTGAACACAAAGGCAAAGGTCCGCTTCCACGTGCACACAGCAGACTGGATACCTGAGGACATTCGACTAAAAGTCATAGAAAAG AACAGAAGCCGCATGAATAAAGCCGGGGAGCTGCTGGTGAGCTCAGAGGTGAGCAGAAGTCAGCACAGGAATCTCTCCGACTGCCTGCAGAAGATCTCCACCATCCTGGCAGAAGCCAGTGAGAAACCTCATGAACCTACAGCGGAGGACGTGGCTCTGCGGGCAGCCAG gttgaaaaagaggaaagaagaacgcctcaaacagaaaaagatccATTCAGGAACCAAACAAAGCAGAAGAGTggactttgattga
- the mrpl58 gene encoding peptidyl-tRNA hydrolase ICT1, mitochondrial isoform X1, which produces MAAACLTRRVCLLSDKMTVVRANGLTLMQINAFSVTKWAHASEDTKVHIPAERLTVTYSRSSGPGGQHVNKGEYSVKECPEGSAGFWVQDFHPTLTVNTKAKVRFHVHTADWIPEDIRLKVIEKIFAGFKPQNRSRMNKAGELLVSSEVSRSQHRNLSDCLQKISTILAEASEKPHEPTAEDVALRAARLKKRKEERLKQKKIHSGTKQSRRVDFD; this is translated from the exons ATGGCGGCAGCATGTCTGACACGACGCGTTTGTTTACTGTCAGATAAAATGACTGTTGTTAGAGCCAACGGTTTAACATTAATGCAAATAAACGCCTTTTCTGTCACCAAATGGGCACACGCCTCCGAG GACACTAAAGTGCACATTCCAGCAG AGCGGCTGACAGTCACATACAGCAGGAGCAGTGGTCCAGGAGGACAGCACGTCAATAAAGGTGAATATTCCGTTAAAGAATGTCCTGAAGGAAGTGCTGGTTTCTGGGTTCAGGACTTTCATCCCACACTCACAGTGAACACAAAGGCAAAGGTCCGCTTCCACGTGCACACAGCAGACTGGATACCTGAGGACATTCGACTAAAAGTCATAGAAAAG ATCTTTGCGGGTTTTAAACCACAGAACAGAAGCCGCATGAATAAAGCCGGGGAGCTGCTGGTGAGCTCAGAGGTGAGCAGAAGTCAGCACAGGAATCTCTCCGACTGCCTGCAGAAGATCTCCACCATCCTGGCAGAAGCCAGTGAGAAACCTCATGAACCTACAGCGGAGGACGTGGCTCTGCGGGCAGCCAG gttgaaaaagaggaaagaagaacgcctcaaacagaaaaagatccATTCAGGAACCAAACAAAGCAGAAGAGTggactttgattga
- the daglb gene encoding sn1-specific diacylglycerol lipase beta isoform X1 → MPGMVAFGRRWVIASDDLVFPGAFEIFLRVLWWLGTLILFTFHKGRFDCRGGAVLHAYLVGLLVVLMLIILCLCAIVFVSAQGTITNPGPRRSMPALVYLRAALYLPELVWACMGAVWVSDSGGGCDPATVAAVISAVVASWVILLFTGVGVVFVFDPMGSSGRQPELTEPLGVRDMESSEGAQFLSTARSVAAKVWECRLRLLCCCLPQDEGHRAAFASISQLFSDFFSDTDLVPSDIAAGLALLHQEQDKVELSRDPDGVLSHSPSSPIEQDLEAELEKAAHCMTFAAAAYGWPLYVYSNPFSAPCKLSGDCCRSHAGDYDIVGGDHLGCHFASILESTGLQYRDFIHVSFHNQIYEIPFFVALDHKREAVVVAVRGTLSLKDVLTDLSAECEQLPVEGVSGACYAHKGMCQAAGYIYRKLVNDGILNQAFSIAPEYKLVITGHSLGAGTASVLAILLRSSFPTLQCYAFSPPGGLLSKALADYSKGFVVSIVLGKDLVPRLSIPNMEDLKKRILKMVSNCNKPKYRILLQGCWYELFGGDPDDFPTEMDNRREETLRQPLLGEESLMIRHSSSYQSLASDDSPAHAPVHFPLFLPGRVLHVTEDGPSRRSCFSQVRYRAEWSSEMAFRSILISPRMLSDHMPDIVLGALNSLTRDRSSPLCAPGSSRNNSG, encoded by the exons ATGCCGGGGATGGTGGCCTTCGGGCGGCGCTGGGTGATCGCCAGCGATGACCTGGTCTTCCCGGGAGCCTTTGAGATCTTCCTCCGCGTCCTGTG GTGGCTCGGAACACTCATCCTGTTCACTTTTCACAAGGGGCGCTTCGACTGCAGAGGGGGGGCCGTCCTGCACGCCTACCTGGTGGGGCTGCTGGTGGTGCTGATGCTCATCATCCTCTGTTTGTGTGCCATCGTCTTCGTCAGTGCTCAAG GCACCATCACCAACCCCGGCCCGCGGCGCTCCATGCCCGCGCTGGTCTACCTGCGGGCGGCGCTCTACCTGCCCGAGCTGGTGTGGGCCTGCATGGGGGCCGTCTGGGTGTCTGACAGCGGCGGGGGCTGCGACCCCGCCACCGTGGCTGCAGTCATTTCTGCTGTGGTAGCCAG CTGGGTCATCCTGCTGTTCACAGGGGTGGGGGTGGTCTTCGTCTTTGACCCGATGGGCAGTTCTGGCCGTCAGCCTGAGCTCACGGAGCCGCTGGGGGTGCGCGACATGGAGAGCAGCGAGGGCGCCCAGTTCTTGTCCACGGCTCGCTCCGTGGCGGCGAAGGTTTGGGAATGCCGCCTgcggctgctctgctgctgcctgCCGCAGGACGAAGGCCACAGAGCCGCCTTCGCCAGCATCTCGCAGCTCTTCAGCGACTTCTTCTCT GACACAGATCTGGTTCCCAGCGACATCGCCGCCGGTTTGGCTCTGCTGCATCAGGAGCAGGATAAGGTGGAGCTGAGCAGAGACCCGGACGGCGTTCTCTCTCACAGCCCCTCCTCCCCGATT GagcaggacctggaggcggagCTAGAGAAAGCGGCTCACTGCATGACCTTTGCCGCCGCGGCGTACGGCTGGCCGCTCTACGTTTACTCCAACCCGTTCTCGGCGCCCTGCAAGCTCAGCGGCGACTG CTGTCGGAGCCACGCCGGAGACTACGACATCGTGGGCGGGGACCACCTCGGCTGCCACTTCGCCTCCATCCTGGAGAGCACCGGGTTGCAGTACCGGGACTTCATCCACGTCAGCTTCCACAACCAG ATCTACGAAATCCCCTTCTTTGTGGCTCTGGATCATAAGAGAGAGGCGGTGGTGGTGGCGGTCAGAGGGACTCTCTCCTTAAAG GACGTCCTGACGGACCTGTCCGCCGAGTGCGAGCAGCTGCCCGTGGAGGGCGTGTCCGGAGCCTGCTACGCCCACAAG GGCATGTGCCAGGCGGCGGGCTACATCTACAGGAAGCTGGTGAACGACGGCATCCTGAACCAGGCCTTCTCCATCGCCCCG GAGTACAAGCTGGTGATCACAGGTCACAGTCTGGGCGCCGGCACCGCCTCCGTGCTCGCCATCCTGCTGCGCAGCTCCTTCCCCACCCTGCAGTGCTATGCCTTCTCTCCACCAGGGGGCCTCCTCAG TAAAGCTCTGGCTGATTATTCCAAAGGTTTCGTGGTCTCCATCGTCCTGGGAAAGGATCTGGTTCCCAG ACTGAGCATTCCCAACATGGAAGACCTGAAGAAGCGGATCCTGAAGATGGTCTCAAACTGCAACAAGCCCAAA TACCGCATCCTCCTGCAAGGGTGCTGGTACGAACTCTTCGGGGGCGACCCGGACGATTTCCCCACCGAGATGGACAACAGGCGCGAGGAGACGCTCCGCCAGCCGCTGCTCGGGGAGGAGTCCCTCATGATTCGCCACTCCTCGTCCTATCAGAGCCTGGCGTCCGACGACTCCCCCGCCCACGCGCCCGTGCACTTCCCCCTCTTCCTGCCAGGCCGTGTGCTGCACGTCACTGAAGACGGACCATCGCGGAG GTCCTGCTTCTCCCAGGTCCGGTACCGGGCAGAGTGGTCCAGCGAGATGGCGTTCAGGAGTATTTTGATCAGCCCCAGGATGCTGTCGGATCACATGCCCGACATCGTGCTGGGGGCGCTCAACAGCCTGACCCGCGACCGCTCCTCCCCCCTCTGTGCCCCCGGAAGCAGCCGGAACAACAGCGGCTGA
- the daglb gene encoding sn1-specific diacylglycerol lipase beta isoform X2, whose product MPGMVAFGRRWVIASDDLVFPGAFEIFLRVLWWLGTLILFTFHKGRFDCRGGAVLHAYLVGLLVVLMLIILCLCAIVFVSAQGTITNPGPRRSMPALVYLRAALYLPELVWACMGAVWVSDSGGGCDPATVAAVISAVVASWVILLFTGVGVVFVFDPMGSSGRQPELTEPLGVRDMESSEGAQFLSTARSVAAKVWECRLRLLCCCLPQDEGHRAAFASISQLFSDFFSDTDLVPSDIAAGLALLHQEQDKVELSRDPDGVLSHSPSSPIEQDLEAELEKAAHCMTFAAAAYGWPLYVYSNPFSAPCKLSGDCCRSHAGDYDIVGGDHLGCHFASILESTGLQYRDFIHVSFHNQIYEIPFFVALDHKREAVVVAVRGTLSLKDVLTDLSAECEQLPVEGVSGACYAHKGMCQAAGYIYRKLVNDGILNQAFSIAPEYKLVITGHSLGAGTASVLAILLRSSFPTLQCYAFSPPGGLLRFRGLHRPGKGSGSQTEHSQHGRPEEADPEDGLKLQQAQIPHPPARVLVRTLRGRPGRFPHRDGQQARGDAPPAAARGGVPHDSPLLVLSEPGVRRLPRPRARALPPLPARPCAARH is encoded by the exons ATGCCGGGGATGGTGGCCTTCGGGCGGCGCTGGGTGATCGCCAGCGATGACCTGGTCTTCCCGGGAGCCTTTGAGATCTTCCTCCGCGTCCTGTG GTGGCTCGGAACACTCATCCTGTTCACTTTTCACAAGGGGCGCTTCGACTGCAGAGGGGGGGCCGTCCTGCACGCCTACCTGGTGGGGCTGCTGGTGGTGCTGATGCTCATCATCCTCTGTTTGTGTGCCATCGTCTTCGTCAGTGCTCAAG GCACCATCACCAACCCCGGCCCGCGGCGCTCCATGCCCGCGCTGGTCTACCTGCGGGCGGCGCTCTACCTGCCCGAGCTGGTGTGGGCCTGCATGGGGGCCGTCTGGGTGTCTGACAGCGGCGGGGGCTGCGACCCCGCCACCGTGGCTGCAGTCATTTCTGCTGTGGTAGCCAG CTGGGTCATCCTGCTGTTCACAGGGGTGGGGGTGGTCTTCGTCTTTGACCCGATGGGCAGTTCTGGCCGTCAGCCTGAGCTCACGGAGCCGCTGGGGGTGCGCGACATGGAGAGCAGCGAGGGCGCCCAGTTCTTGTCCACGGCTCGCTCCGTGGCGGCGAAGGTTTGGGAATGCCGCCTgcggctgctctgctgctgcctgCCGCAGGACGAAGGCCACAGAGCCGCCTTCGCCAGCATCTCGCAGCTCTTCAGCGACTTCTTCTCT GACACAGATCTGGTTCCCAGCGACATCGCCGCCGGTTTGGCTCTGCTGCATCAGGAGCAGGATAAGGTGGAGCTGAGCAGAGACCCGGACGGCGTTCTCTCTCACAGCCCCTCCTCCCCGATT GagcaggacctggaggcggagCTAGAGAAAGCGGCTCACTGCATGACCTTTGCCGCCGCGGCGTACGGCTGGCCGCTCTACGTTTACTCCAACCCGTTCTCGGCGCCCTGCAAGCTCAGCGGCGACTG CTGTCGGAGCCACGCCGGAGACTACGACATCGTGGGCGGGGACCACCTCGGCTGCCACTTCGCCTCCATCCTGGAGAGCACCGGGTTGCAGTACCGGGACTTCATCCACGTCAGCTTCCACAACCAG ATCTACGAAATCCCCTTCTTTGTGGCTCTGGATCATAAGAGAGAGGCGGTGGTGGTGGCGGTCAGAGGGACTCTCTCCTTAAAG GACGTCCTGACGGACCTGTCCGCCGAGTGCGAGCAGCTGCCCGTGGAGGGCGTGTCCGGAGCCTGCTACGCCCACAAG GGCATGTGCCAGGCGGCGGGCTACATCTACAGGAAGCTGGTGAACGACGGCATCCTGAACCAGGCCTTCTCCATCGCCCCG GAGTACAAGCTGGTGATCACAGGTCACAGTCTGGGCGCCGGCACCGCCTCCGTGCTCGCCATCCTGCTGCGCAGCTCCTTCCCCACCCTGCAGTGCTATGCCTTCTCTCCACCAGGGGGCCTCCTCAG GTTTCGTGGTCTCCATCGTCCTGGGAAAGGATCTGGTTCCCAG ACTGAGCATTCCCAACATGGAAGACCTGAAGAAGCGGATCCTGAAGATGGTCTCAAACTGCAACAAGCCCAAA TACCGCATCCTCCTGCAAGGGTGCTGGTACGAACTCTTCGGGGGCGACCCGGACGATTTCCCCACCGAGATGGACAACAGGCGCGAGGAGACGCTCCGCCAGCCGCTGCTCGGGGAGGAGTCCCTCATGATTCGCCACTCCTCGTCCTATCAGAGCCTGGCGTCCGACGACTCCCCCGCCCACGCGCCCGTGCACTTCCCCCTCTTCCTGCCAGGCCGTGTGCTGCACGTCACTGA